GCGATTAATCGCAGAAACAAGACCTGTTGCCGGCGAGGTATAACGCACGCCTTCATTTTTCTTGTCCGTGAATAAAAGTTGACCTGTTTTGACACGATCGCCGGTTTTGACAGCCATAGTAGGCTTCATACCAATGTAATCGAAACCAACTACCGCAACCGAACGCACTTTTGAGCCTGGCTCAATACGCTGATCGGGCTCACCCGACATGGGTAAATCCAGCCCCTTGGTAATTTTGATCATAAGTTTGCCTAACACTCTTACGGTTAAACGCGAAATTGCAAATCGGCTTAAGCGGAGTGCGAAAGCGCTCCGGAAATAATGCGACAACTGAATTCACAGCTAAGCATTAAAAAACTTCCGCAAGTATAAAGACTCACGGATGTGCTTGCTAGAGCAAGACCAAGGATAAGACCAACTTTGCAAACATTTACGGTTAGGCCAGCCAGGGATATTAGCTGAGCTGGCCTCCTCGTTTAGTCCTGAGGGTAAACCGCGTAATTTACCCCGGCCATTTGCTCAAGAATGCGATGCACCTGGCAGCTGTAACCAAATTCATTGTCGTACCAGCAATACAACACCGCACTTTTGCCGTTGACAATGGTCGCCTCACTATCGAATACACAAGCATGACGTGAGCCGACAAAATCGCTGGACACAACTTCTGGCGAGTTTGAATAATCGATCTGCTTACGCAGCGGCGAATGCAATGCCACCCGGCGCATAAACTCGTTCAACTCCTCAACCGTTGTCTCAGTCTTCAGGTTCAACTTCAAAATAGCCAAAGAGACATTAGGCGTGGGCACACGAATCGCGTTACCGCTAAGCTTGCCCAATAACTGCGGAAGTACTTTGCCAACTGCCTTGGCGGCTCCAGTTTCGGAGATAACCATATTTAATGGCGCGCTGCGGCCGCGACGATCACCTTTGTGGTAATTATCGATTAAGTTTTGGTCGTTGGTATACGAATGGACCGTCTCAACGTGGCCACCCTCAACGCCAAATTTATCATCTAACACCTTTAGCGGTGGCGCTATGGCATTGGTGGTACAGCTTGCAGCTGAAATAATCGTATCCGTCGGCAGGATCTCATGACTATTGACGCCGTGAACAATATTCTTCATATCACCCTTACCGGGCGCCGTCAGAATAACCTTGGAGATGCCTGGGCAGCCCAGATGTACAGATAAACCTTCTGTATCGCGCCATTTACCAGTGTTATCCACAAGAATAGCGTCGTTAATACCATATTTGGTGTAATCAACCTCGGCAGGCGAATTAGCGTAAATAACTTTCACTTCGACGCCATTAGCTACAAAAGACTGCCTATCTTCGTCTACACGAATTGTGCCGTTAAACGGTCCGTGTACCGAGTCACGACGCAGCAGACTTACGCGTTTCACTAAATCGTTTTCGGCGCCACCATGGCGGACAACAACGGCTTTTAAGCGTAAATTGTCACCACCACCGGCCTTTTCAATTAGCAGGCGTGCGACTAAGCGACCAATACGGCCGAAGCCGTAAAGCACTACGTCGCGGGCTGGACGAACGGGTTCTTTAGAAACCCCAATCAAGCCTGCGACCTGGCTGCGAACAAATTCTTCTACTGATTTACCGGCTGGCTTGCCGGTTTCTTCATAGGCAACCGCAATGCGGCCTGCATCAATATGCGCAGTACCGAGATCTAGGGTAGCCAATGCCTGAATGACGGGGAAGGTTTCGAACTCTGACAGCTCGTTTTGCTCTACCTGACGCACAAAGCGGTGCGCTTGCATAATATCTAGAACTGAGAGATTGGCCAGACTCTTTCCATAGATATAGGTTTTTACGTTATTGGTACGGTACAACTTACCAATTAGGGGAATCATCCCCTCTGCTAATGCTTCACGCTCTTTCCAATCGGCGAAGTAGTCATCAGGACGCTCACGTCTTCTTTCAGTCACGGTAGATACCCTTTGCTTTCGGGGGGAGAATTTGAGCGCGTATTATCTTTATTACTGCCCCCAAGTTCAACTGTTCAAACAATCTGAAGCAATGTAATAACTACCATTAGCAGGTTACAATGGCGTGTTAACCCTTTAAAGAAGTCGAATTTAAGCTGTGATTGAATTACCAACGATTGTAAAGCCAGCTAAGGGCGGAGCCCTTCACTGGGGCGGCATTCCCGCTGCCAGTCACGGCTTACTCGCCGCAGAGCTAGCTAACTCGCTAGATGCGCCACTGTTATTGCTCACCGCAGACACGGCCTCGGCATATCAACTGGAACAAAACCTGCGGTTCTTCGCAGATGGCCTGCCGGTAAAGCTACTTCCGGACTGGGAAACACTACCCTACGATAATTTTTCACCCCACGAAGACATTGTCTCTGAACGTCTGCGCACCTTAAGTGAGCTCACCACCATGCGCCGCGGTATTTTGGTCGCACCCATCAGCACACTAATGCAGCGTATCGCGCCACCAGACTACGTCAGCAAACACAGCCTGCTGCTTGATATCGGCCAAACCCTCAATATAGATAATTTTCGCCAGCAGCTAGAGAAAAGCGGCTATCGCCATGTCGATACCGTTTACCAGCATGGCGAGTATGCCAGTCGCGGCGCTATTCTTGATATTTTCCCAATGGGAAGCGAATCACCCTATCGCATTGACCTGCTCGATGAAGACATTGACAGCCTGCGGAGTTTTGACCCCGAAAC
This portion of the Zhongshania sp. R06B22 genome encodes:
- a CDS encoding glyceraldehyde-3-phosphate dehydrogenase — its product is MTERRRERPDDYFADWKEREALAEGMIPLIGKLYRTNNVKTYIYGKSLANLSVLDIMQAHRFVRQVEQNELSEFETFPVIQALATLDLGTAHIDAGRIAVAYEETGKPAGKSVEEFVRSQVAGLIGVSKEPVRPARDVVLYGFGRIGRLVARLLIEKAGGGDNLRLKAVVVRHGGAENDLVKRVSLLRRDSVHGPFNGTIRVDEDRQSFVANGVEVKVIYANSPAEVDYTKYGINDAILVDNTGKWRDTEGLSVHLGCPGISKVILTAPGKGDMKNIVHGVNSHEILPTDTIISAASCTTNAIAPPLKVLDDKFGVEGGHVETVHSYTNDQNLIDNYHKGDRRGRSAPLNMVISETGAAKAVGKVLPQLLGKLSGNAIRVPTPNVSLAILKLNLKTETTVEELNEFMRRVALHSPLRKQIDYSNSPEVVSSDFVGSRHACVFDSEATIVNGKSAVLYCWYDNEFGYSCQVHRILEQMAGVNYAVYPQD